From a region of the Kosakonia radicincitans DSM 16656 genome:
- a CDS encoding HNH endonuclease signature motif containing protein translates to MASDKNQTDKLARDIKDKVLARPAGSSGEPVEYRSVHEFMTLTRTGTPADARQFRLAVKAKGIAIWPDDDPRVGQQFARDGIRWEVRLKTFRPESQDSFDDDLDEKVSPKRFGYRRYGAMSRPDQKKFSDRVYFNCMERCVVTGVKTKCRGEAAHLIEHHKAGSDHWSNGLWLRADIHRLYDNGLCVINPSTLTIHFHPTILAKDDDLIAYEARPILPTRKPVNPAWLKSRWDELTWPK, encoded by the coding sequence ATGGCTTCAGATAAAAATCAAACCGATAAACTCGCCCGCGATATTAAAGACAAGGTTCTCGCCAGGCCTGCTGGCTCATCAGGAGAACCAGTGGAGTACCGGAGTGTCCATGAATTTATGACACTAACCCGCACGGGAACCCCTGCTGATGCCCGCCAGTTCCGGCTGGCTGTTAAAGCTAAGGGAATAGCTATCTGGCCTGATGATGACCCACGCGTAGGGCAGCAATTTGCACGTGACGGCATTCGCTGGGAAGTTCGTCTGAAGACCTTCCGGCCTGAGAGTCAGGATTCATTTGACGATGACCTGGATGAGAAAGTCTCACCAAAACGCTTTGGATATCGCCGGTACGGTGCGATGTCCCGTCCTGATCAGAAGAAATTCAGCGACAGGGTATACTTCAACTGCATGGAGCGGTGTGTCGTCACCGGTGTGAAGACAAAATGCAGGGGAGAAGCAGCACATCTGATTGAGCATCATAAAGCGGGCTCTGACCACTGGAGTAATGGCCTGTGGCTTCGGGCAGACATACATCGGTTATACGACAACGGCCTGTGTGTGATTAATCCCAGCACCCTGACAATCCATTTCCACCCCACTATCCTGGCTAAGGATGACGATCTCATCGCGTATGAAGCTCGGCCAATATTACCGACAAGAAAACCTGTAAACCCTGCCTGGTTAAAATCCCGGTGGGATGAACTTACCTGGCCGAAGTAA